A genomic window from Sorex araneus isolate mSorAra2 chromosome 2, mSorAra2.pri, whole genome shotgun sequence includes:
- the LOC129402471 gene encoding putative olfactory receptor 2W6 has product MGVNNESYGTDYILLGFSDRPQVERIISVVVFLSYLVTLVGNSTIILVSYLDPQLHTPMYFFLSNLSLLDLCYTTTIVPQMLVNMWGPRKLITYGGCVLQFFFALDLGATECLLLAVMAYDRYAAVCQPLHYTVIMHPQLCHQMVLAAWLTTLGGTIVVSTLTLMLPRCGHREVDNFFCEMPALIKMACASSKVVETVVFSLGVIYLLVPLSLILISYGFITHAVMRIKSAGKWRKILNTCGSHLTMVTLFYGTAISMYMKPQNNSKSQEEKFLTLFYTIITPSLNPLIYTLRNKDVKSAIKRLLFAKKCSTES; this is encoded by the coding sequence ATGGGCGTAAACAATGAGAGTTATGGAACAGACTACATCCTTTTGGGGTTTTCTGACAGACCCCAAGTAGAACGCATCATCTCCGTGGTGGTCTTCCTCTCCTATCTCGTGACTCTGGTGGGAAACTCGACCATCATCCTGGTATCTTACCTGGACCCCCagctccacacgcccatgtacttcttcctctccaacctGTCGCTTTTGGATCTCTGCTATACAACTACCATTGTCCCCCAGATGCTGGTAAATATGTGGGGGCCGAGAAAGTTGATCACATATGGAGGGTGTGTGCTCCAGTTCTTCTTTGCCCTGGACCTGGGCGCCACAGAGTGTCTGCTCTTggctgtgatggcctatgaccgctatgctgctgtgtgccagcctctgcacTACACGGTGATAATGCACCCTCAGCTCTGCCACCAGATGGTACTGGCTGCCTGGCTAACTACTCTTGGTGGTACCATAGTTGTTTCCACTTTGACTCTGATGTTGCCAAGATGTGGGCACCGAGAAGTGGATAACTTTTTCTGTGAGATGCCGGCATTGATCAAGATGGCTTGTGCTTCTTCAAAAGTGGTTGAGACTGTGGTCTTTTCTCTTGGAGTGATATATCTTCTAGTGCCATTGTCACTGATTCTCATATCTTATGGCTTCATCACTCATGCTGTGATGAGGATCAAGTCCGcaggaaaatggagaaaaatccTCAATACCTGCGGCTCCCACCTCACCATGGTGACTCTCTTTTATGGAACAGCCATTTCTATGTACATGAAACCACAGAATAACAGTAAGTCCCAGGAGGAGAAGTTCCTGACTCTCTTCTACACCATCATCACTCCCAGCCTCAACCCTCTGATCTACACTCTAAGAAACAAAGATGTCAAGAGTGCAATAAAGAGGCTGCTGTTTGCAAAGAAATGCTCAACAGAGTCatga
- the LOC129402472 gene encoding olfactory receptor 2W1-like, with the protein MGVNNESYGTDFILLGFSDRPQVERIISVVVVISYLVTLVGNSTIILVSYLDPQLHTPMYFFLSNLSLLDLCYSTTVVPQMLVNLWGPRKSITYGGCVLQFFFALDLGATECLLLAVMAYDRYAAVCHPLHYTVIMNPRLCNQMVLAAWLFTVGCATLVCTLTMKVPRCGHREVDNFYCEMPALIKMACASSKIVETVVFSLGVIYLLVPLSVILISYGIITRAVMRIKSTGRWRKILNTCGSHLTVVTLFYGTAISMYMKPQNNSKSQEEKFLTFFYTIVTPSLNPLIYTLRNKDVKSAVKRLLFAKKCSAVS; encoded by the coding sequence ATGGGCGTAAACAATGAGAGTTATGGGACAGACTTCATCCTTCTGGGGTTTTCTGACAGACCCCAAGTAGAACGCATCATCTCCGTGGTGGTTGTCATCTCCTATCTTGTGACTCTGGTGGGAAACTCGACCATCATCCTGGTATCTTACCTGGACCCCCagctccacacgcccatgtacttcttcctctccaacctGTCGCTTTTGGATCTCTGCTATTCAACTACCGTTGTCCCCCAGATGCTGGTAAATCTGTGGGGGCCGAGAAAGTCGATCACATACGGAGGGTGTGTGCTCCAGTTCTTCTTTGCCCTGGACCTGGGCGCCACAGAGTGTCTGCTCTTggctgtgatggcctatgaccgctatgcaGCTGTGTGCCACCCTCTGCACTACACGGTGATAATGAACCCTCGGCTCTGCAACCAGATGGTACTGGCTGCCTGGTTATTTACTGTTGGCTGTGCCACACTTGTTTGCACTTTGACTATGAAAGTGCCAAGATGTGGGCACCGAGAAGTGGATAATTTTTACTGTGAGATGCCGGCATTGATCAAGATGGCTTGTGCTTCTTCAAAAATAGTTGAGACTGTGGTCTTTTCTCTTGGAGTGATATATCTCCTTGTGCCATTATCAGTAATCCTCATATCTTATGGCATCATCACTCGTGCTGTGATGAGGATCAAGTCCACAGGAAGATGGAGGAAAATCCTCAATACCTGTGGCTCCCACCTCACCGTGGTGACTCTCTTTTATGGAACAGCCATTTCTATGTACATGAAACCACAGAATAACAGTAAATCCCAAGAGGAGAAGTTCCTGACTTTCTTCTACACCATCGTCACTCCCAGCCTCAACCCTCTGATCTACACTCTAAGAAACAAAGATGTCAAGAGTGCAGTGAAGAGGCTGCTGTTTGCAAAGAAATGCTCAGCAGTGTCATGa